A region from the Desulfatirhabdium butyrativorans DSM 18734 genome encodes:
- the hisS gene encoding histidine--tRNA ligase yields the protein MIQSIRGFRDILPGEVERWQHIEATASTLLQSFGFREIRIPVLEKTELFCRSIGEQTDIVEKEMYTFPDRKGDMLTLRPEATASVVRAYIQHKLFAANPVQKLYTIGPMFRRERPQKGRYRQFYQINAEVFGVSSPLMDAQIIFMLATLLGRLGIRDCTVHLNSLGCPACRPGFKAALAGLLTRHTGELCEDCRRRAERNPLRVLDCKVPGCRQALADAPSMVDHLCDACKEHFASVQNHLETLGVPYILDNRLVRGLDYYTRTTFEIQTGLLGAQSAVTGGGRYDGLVQALGGPEIPGIGFAIGLDRLVELHALVQEVSGVHPKVFFCALGNAAQRMASEWICRLAAEGIEAEMDLSDKSLKNQMKQADRSLAPLVVMIGENELAEGQAVIRDMASREQHKAPIAGLLDVLRNTGK from the coding sequence ATGATTCAATCGATTCGAGGGTTTCGGGACATTCTTCCGGGAGAGGTCGAACGCTGGCAGCACATCGAGGCGACGGCAAGCACGCTGCTGCAATCGTTCGGTTTCCGGGAAATCCGAATCCCGGTTCTGGAGAAAACCGAGCTTTTCTGCCGCAGCATCGGCGAGCAGACGGATATCGTGGAAAAGGAGATGTACACCTTCCCGGATCGCAAAGGGGATATGCTGACCCTGCGGCCGGAAGCGACGGCATCCGTCGTCCGGGCTTACATCCAGCACAAGCTGTTTGCGGCAAACCCGGTGCAGAAGCTTTACACCATCGGCCCGATGTTCCGGAGGGAAAGGCCGCAGAAAGGACGCTACCGCCAGTTTTACCAGATCAATGCCGAGGTCTTCGGGGTCAGCTCGCCCCTGATGGATGCCCAGATCATTTTCATGCTGGCGACCTTGCTGGGCAGACTCGGCATTCGCGATTGCACGGTTCATTTGAATTCCCTGGGTTGCCCCGCCTGCAGGCCGGGTTTCAAGGCGGCATTGGCCGGGCTGCTTACCCGGCATACCGGAGAGCTCTGCGAGGATTGCAGGCGGAGAGCCGAGCGCAATCCGCTCCGCGTGCTCGACTGCAAAGTGCCGGGATGCCGGCAGGCACTGGCCGACGCCCCGTCGATGGTCGATCATCTATGCGATGCATGCAAAGAACATTTTGCATCCGTGCAAAACCATCTGGAAACACTCGGTGTCCCGTATATTCTCGACAACCGGCTGGTCCGCGGCCTCGATTATTACACGCGAACGACCTTCGAAATCCAGACCGGCCTTCTGGGCGCGCAGAGCGCTGTCACCGGCGGCGGCCGCTACGACGGCTTGGTTCAGGCCCTGGGAGGCCCCGAAATTCCGGGCATCGGATTTGCCATCGGGCTGGACAGGCTGGTGGAGCTTCATGCCCTGGTCCAGGAAGTCTCCGGCGTCCATCCGAAGGTTTTCTTCTGCGCGCTCGGCAATGCAGCGCAGCGCATGGCCTCCGAATGGATCTGCCGGCTGGCGGCCGAAGGCATCGAAGCTGAGATGGATCTTTCGGACAAGAGCCTCAAGAACCAGATGAAACAGGCCGATCGCAGCCTGGCGCCGCTGGTCGTCATGATCGGCGAGAACGAATTGGCAGAAGGCCAGGCCGTCATTCGGGATATGGCCAGCAGGGAGCAGCACAAGGCGCCGATTGCCGGCCTTCTGGATGTTCTGCGCAACACAGGCAAATAG